The following is a genomic window from Miscanthus floridulus cultivar M001 chromosome 14, ASM1932011v1, whole genome shotgun sequence.
AGGTGTTTGTGAATGTGTTCTCCAAGCACCGAAGCGTGTGGCGTGTTTTTTTTATCAGGTACAATCTGAACGCAAACAACCCACACACTTTTCTATGACACAATAAAGCTGACAAAAAGAAATTTATCAAGAGCCAAGGCATCCTAACATCAAATGATTTTCTTTGGGCCTGAGTTGCTTGATCTGCAATAAAagaataggagcctttctgtttTACGAGCATTCAAGCCCACGCTTCCTGGGATTTGTTTGCCAAAGGACGTACCAATGTAGAGACCTCTCGCTCGGTGCGGGGTCGGTGTCAGCGACGAACCTTATCCTCTCCTGTGCAATACGAGaagaccgcgactcaaacccaggcccttctagtcaggtcacaggcggtaagattTGTTTGCCAAAGATGAtgataaaaaaaaaaaattcaaagtcTACTACTTCGAGAAAAATTGCTTCGCACACCTACATTTCAAGAATGCTGCATTATTCTTGTCGTAGACATTTCAAGCAAATGTTACTATCTCAAACTTGTTTCCTTTACTAATAGTAATACCTTTCCTAACAGGAGCCTTTTCTTTGGGCATGAGAAACCTTCTACTTTCGTAATCATCCTATGATCGTCTCAACCTGCTTTACAAGGAGCCTCTGCTGTAGGATCCATGGTATAGTTAATACAGTAGTGTTGCTCAGTTGCCACTGCGCCTCCAAAACTGTGATTTTTCTACATCAGACATGATTGTTGGAGGCACGTCAAGTAGCATAAGCTGGAAAATCATGTAGCTCATCCTGATCGGGGATGATGGAAATCTGCGCTTCTTTTGGAAGCGAGTCATCCTCCCCACTGGATTCTGCTTTAGCAGACAACTCATTGCAGTGGATGGAGAGGGTTCGTTTTTCTTGCTGGAACAACCTACAAGCAAAACAAAGGTAGTGAGCTTAGGTACTGCAAAGATAGAAATTACTACTAGGAGAGTGCTAGCACTTACGGGTTTTTGCAAAGCATCGGACTTTGAATTGTTACAACATATTTGCAGGAAGAGATCTCCTTGATTGAACTAATCAGTACAGTAGGCTCCGAGCAGACAAATCTAACCTGTAGAACAAAGGCGGGGTGTGCACAGTCAAATGCACTGACATGGTGATTATGTGCTTTACTTCGTAGATTTATGTTGTTTCTTTCTCACCTCTGTCTCCCGGGGAATATCTGTGAGATCACATACAGTCCCATTTGTATACAAGTGAACATGATACCTGAAACAAAACAGGAACAGAATATATTCATTCAAGACTGAGGAACATATATTATGTTGTTTCTCTTCCCACATTCAGGAGAGTTCAGTACACCACCTCTTAGATATATCTTTCACTTGATGGTCATCGTCAGCTAACTCAGAGGTGCTATTTTCGTGGTATGCAGCAGTCGCGTCATCATCGAATTCGCCTAGAACAAATTCTTGGATAACCTTCAACAAAAGAGACATAGTTTACACAGCAATGCTGTAGCTCTAGCAACTTTTGATGGCATATGTGGTAATGCCAATAAAACTGAAGCTACATTTACTATTATTCAAAGTACAGGCAAGGTATATTCTTTTCTCCACATTGTCACTAAGTACAGAACTTGCTTCTCCATTTGAAGCTAGCAATTCTTGCACTGGAACACCCCCAAGATTTGTTTGAGGTGATGGATAGACAGAATAACAAAATAAAAATGTTTTGATTACAGGTCTGGGCAAAAAGACTAATTTATTGAAGGAGGGAAAAACTTACTTTATCATCATCTACATGGACCTGTCTGATTTTCCCATGATAACAGAATTCATACGACCACCAACCTTCGTGCTGTGCCAAAATAAACAATAATCAGTTTTTTTAGTCATTGCTTACCAGGCACACATGTACATGACTGAAAATACACTGTGCATGCCCATGCATAAGAAAGAATTGTATGCTCACCCTGTAGAAACACTGGTCCTTGAGAACCTCAAGTAACTCATCTGGCTCCTTTGGCTTAATTCTCCTTTCACTTTCTATTATAACATTAGTTGCATTTTGTGGGAGCATTGACTTCATGGTTTTAGTTTCTTCAACCGGTAGAAAGCACTTATAACGTTTCCCCTCATGATTATTAGCCATTGGTACCGATTCCTGACCATTCTCCTATTGAATACACCATAATCATCTCTAGTTAGGATAAAAGGGATTATGTTTGAAATATGCCAAGCGTAATCTCCGTAGCAAAAATGTAAAATGGAAAATTCAAATACGTTTTTTTCTGAAAGCGTGAAACTCACACAATTTAGAATAAATATGGTAAGTTCGCATGGCCTGATTTATAGTCAATTGTCTTTCACAGCCAATGACCAACTGTGGTAAAGTCAAGAAagatttatattatatatataagcaTTCAAAAATAGCCGGTAAACTTTAAGTAGTTTCCATTACAGTTCACTAGAACCTAATACCCATACAACCAGCCGACCACACATAAACAGCAATGAGAGTAAGAACAAAAGAAAGCTCTTGCTTTGTTACAAACAAGGATCGGAAGGACAAACCCATTAGAAATCTTACTGGATGGAACGGCGAATCAACAGGATGGAATTCGACGCGGTACCTTGGCTCACGCGAACTCCGCCCAAATGTCACACCTGACGATCAACACCAGTTAAGCTCGCTTCCAGCGCATATTAGTGTTGAACAAAAGGAAACCTAAGAGCAAGCAAGATTATAAAACCAGCCCTCGATCCATATGCGCACAGTCTTTTGAACCACACTACTACAGGCTGCTAGATCTGGGCAAGAATTTATTGTATATGGGTACTAGCCACTAGGTTACCGCCAACATCGACCTGCCTTTGGATTTTTTATTCGACGAGAGAACCATCAAGAGACATCGACCAAGTGGTGTATTCATTGTGTGTGTGtttgggagggggggggggggggggggggggggggggggtatccAATGGCGCTGGTGAGATCCAGCGCGGCCCCACGGCGCTCACCTGAAGTGGTGAAGATCTGGTCATTTGCTACAGCACCGGCAACCAGGAGGAAGAGCAGCGCGGATACCCGTCCGGCGAAGCCCATCAGAGACGGCAGGTGGGTCTTCGCACCTCCCTTTGAGATCCCTACCATGACGACTTCTCTGTAGCGTCAGTGTATTCACGGTGAAGTTGAGCCCCGGAGTCTGAAGATCGGTGCGGGTGTGCGCAGAACCTAGAATGATCTGCAAAGTGCAAAGTTATAGTGTTTACAGGCTAGCAACAGCAGGCAATTCCATATTAAGTCATTAATAACACCTCAAAAGCATACAATGTCATAGCTGACAGTTCAGTATACAAATGAAAGTTCAGACACATATATAGTGTAACGAAAGCAATGCAATAATCTAATCCTAAAAGAACAATGAAGGGGCAATCTAAAGCGGCATTCGTACCACGCACCTGGTGTGATGTACTCATGTACACCAATGCTTACTCCTAAATACAATGTATCCTAGAAGCTACATGGAAATGGAAAGTAACAGCAATCTGATAAGACCTTCTAATAACATGTGATAAAATGAAAGAGCCTCCACACATTGGAGTAAGTCCCGGGTCTAGAATAGAGGCTAAATTACATCACACGCACTGGAAATTGTCTAAGAAGATTAAGACACGAAGATCCACACTGCAAAGCTTTAAACATAGAGTTGAAGATGAAAAATCAACTGGTACCTAGACCAGAAAATCCAATACGTAACAGCTCCCATCAGTCGATGTCACAATAACATAGGCTTAGAGTATGCATCATTTGGAGGTAGCACTAAATGCAGCCAGATTCCCAGCCCGACATATGAATGAAGGTAATAAAACATAAACATGCCCTTAAAACCATGTCTAGTAGTTGTTTTCCTATGCAAAGAAGAAAATCCTTGGTTCATTCAGGTCATGGATGAACACAGAAATACTTAGTGAAGAACACATAACAACAGTCGGTGTACATTTTTTTTCTATTGCTGCATTTAGACTGTGATGTGCTCATGTACATCATAAAACGAACACCTAGTACATGAGAGTCTACACATGTCAAAGGCTAATGCTAACCTAGAAGGTTACACCCATCAGACAAACTTGTGCCAGGTTAGAGACACCCTGGTCCCCAGCTTTAGGAGCTTAAGAGCATCCAAATCACGAATATGAACAACTCAAAACCTTTGGCAACATGAAAACACGGTAGACCAGAAAATGTCACAAAGATGTAGGTTATGCCTCTGCGCCATCTAGAGGCAACGGCAAATGCAGCCGGATCCCCAATCCATCTAGTTTATGAACATCAGTAACAACTGCAATCCCCAGGAACCAGAAGCAGAGACAGCAGCCGCATCCGGCACCCCCGCCAAGCTATcgacacgacgacgacgacctagCACCCTCGCCTTACACGCCCTCGACACCCGCACCGAGACGGATCCGCCGCGCGAACTCTCCGCGCCGGCGCCGAGGGGGAGCCAGATCCGGACGGCCAAGGAAACCGAAAGGGTTAAGTTTTTTCTTCAAAACGCGAGCAGGCGCGTAGCGGTGTAGGATCATGAGCCGGGAGAGGAAGTAAGGATCCGGGGTTCGGTGGAGGGGAGGGAGCTCACCACGACGGAGATGGAGGGGGACCTGCGCCGCCGCCTATTCTCGAGCGTGTCGCCGGTGGTGGTTTGGGCGTCTGGCgctgactctggctacttccacCCAGTTTACGTCTTCGATGCATAGTTTACGTCTTCGTTGGTAACTTGCGTGTGTTGTTGAGATTGGGCTGTTTCGATCCGAGAGTTTAGTCCGTGTCACATTAGGCAAGTagactaaggccccgtttggcagagcTTTTTCATCGGCTTCAGCAGTTGTTTGGAGCTATTTTTTATTAAATgaggtaaagtaaaatagcttcattTATGAAGCCTCTAAAAATATGTTCTCATAGTGATTTAGGGTGGGATGGAGCTAAAAAAAGTGGCTTTTTCCGGCTTCTCCTCCAGGtctctaaaaacatgctctcacagagaagccattttgccaaacggtttaccaaaatcGCTTTAGCTCCACCGatggaactgttcgtggagctgaagcaaaaaaaatggcttcactagtgaagtgaagccctgccaaacgaggcctaagcctaattaatctatcatagATAGCGTGTTCGTGTATTGCTACGGAATAACTAAattttttatactaaaaacacacggatcgtacgataagataacaatactgttaaattaaatactgacgttaaagtgatatttaatttaaaaagcaaagttcgtgaaattaacacaatcacTAAGAGCgcacgtcgcaggctcacaaactctactatatagactttttcgtgatacgtctaagataatattttatatcgacagAAAGAATTCtctgatatctatttctttcatacgtcaataaatccatgaataaattTCGCTACATCTCTATATAATCCTGTACACACAGGttcaagtatatatataaatattagtgtctgtcacatggataatactgcgtgtcttaaaaaatctctcataaaattttaaaacaaagtatgttatactcaccgtataaatatgtgtggcattaggactattccacacagacatatattgtagaataaggtatccacttgagtgtctgttccaagatATTGAATTAGCTGTggtaattcttaatttcgacacattttccaggtcaaggcaaccaatgatgacacttttcttagtggtgcataattttatggtgcacctcttgactatctgagtaagaacaagttagcactgcaaaggcTTAGAAAAACTGCTGATAAGGCTaaggttgagttttcctccactatgcatactaaaacttATGTTTCTATTTATCATTGTCGATGCTTTTGATACAAAGCAATTCAatattaccatgatcagatataagtttgagtctcttgtgagcaatctcatagagagactctcatcctttatgtgatctgTCTCAAGGATATTGGTAGGACGATGGATCCATATTGGAATGTCGTATAAAAAAATGTCCACgttttgtccacgatttatttcccatgaatatatgcgggtactatgataacactaactacaccaaatgaaacATTAGAGATAATTTGCATTGCCTctagaaggatttatttattaagttctttggactctacaagtagttttgaaatatctgtttgcatgtcttacctcgtatcctaattcaaaattttatagTTTAATTAAAATATGGGGAAATGATTTAAAATGAACAGACCCAAGGATAATTTCAGCATGAAACAGCAAGCGGGGACGatagaacacgtgagcgtgaaaccaaataaaagaataaaaaagttatcccttttgcaaatgcaaagaggagaagtaattaaatataggtagatttggcaaggttctcagaaatgcaaagaggttcctttcgtcttaattctctttccttatgtgttaattctctttccttttgctcgttgccatgtatgttggtgcatgcaaatatgcaatgtgtatatggatagtacaattattttctactttctattttaccgtgattcctctatcacatgacaggcaatattcaatcaaggagaatcgcATCAAAGGACACAACATGCGGGAGATATCATGGGATtgcaggcgtgggcagacggacgaaccaaaataaatgtcgcaccaaaaaatattcacaatttgttctttttagttggaggagattagcaaatgtttactgtagcaccacattatcaaatcatggattgATTAAGCTTAATAGATTCGTTTCGTAAATTGAtctcaatctgtgtaattagtttttataattaatctatatttaatactcctaattAGTATCAAAGATCTGACGTGACAGGATTAAATTTTAGCTAGTGATAACAAACACCCCCAAATATGGTATAGATAGTATTGAATGCATTTTTAGTATTCAAATGTGGTATAGATATTAAATGTTTAGATCCATACACCAATTATTCAAATAGGGTTTTAACTCTTTAGAGATAAATGGGTATAGAGAAATATTTATCTCGTATTCATCCCTAGTTGTAAGAGTATGTGTCTATGATTTTGCTCTAAATACCTTATAACTTAAGTGGAAATCAAATTATTATAATTTAACTGAATTTATAAATATATTAGTATTTATACATCAAATAGGCATTACCATAAAACTATATTACATAATAAATTGAATTTACTaatttaatatcttaaatttgataaatttttctataaatttagtcagaCTTACAATTATTTAACTTTACACCTTTGTGCACGGCTTAGGTAGATCCAACTCCGCCAATCACATTGTTAGCTCGGCTTGACTACCATTACATCCCACTAGTATAATGTGCGTGCTAATGCCACGACTTTATCTTGAGGATGTACATTAAAACAATCAAACAATGATTTTTTTCATAGTTCAACATTTACACAATTATATTTGAGCATGTATATAATCTGGAAAACACTTTTTCATAAGAAGGCATAATAAAGTTATTTGTCGCATTAACCATCTAAGTTATATTCTGCCTAAGTCTTTAAACATGACATGGAAATTGAAGTGCGCTCGCTCAACTTTGGCATTTCAGGCATCAAGTTAATGGCAAAGTCAGTGTTGACCTCTGAGAAAATTGAATCGTGCCCGACAACCCTGAGTGATATCGGTGTTTCGGATCACCGGCTAGTAATTTTTGTGATATGCGCGTCTGATCTGGATGgctgtgctcggaggacataagaatttatactagttcaaggggaatgtccctacgtctagtttgctgctgctcgtgttactagcatttggtttgtagtaggggttacaaacaggccaGAGAGAGGGagcgggtcccaagtctctggtggaaaggtCAAGTGGGGTTGAGTCTTGCTCTACTATCAGGCGCCTAAGCCTTCAGCCGCTCAGACATGTTAGATGTGTAGGAATGTAGACTTTTCTtccatgggacgccctgcttcctcttttatagatgaaggggaagacaCATGTTACatcaaagagagagagggagagagaggggggagagacggagagaagaaggcttccaggattgAGGCATAGTCCATCTCAGTTACGCAGGTTTCGCTGGCCCTGTAGATgatgatggggatggctccacatcgtggccctgttcatcactggcgccgTACGCGGGCGTCGTCAGCTGGTCGTGGCGCTCCATTCCATCCCAGCGGATGGTATGGCTAGCTGACGCATTTGCTAGAGTCCGTACGAGAAGTAGGTAGCACAACGTCGGCACACTCAATGTTGTTGGCGATGTGCGTCCTTAgacatggcccatcatggccgtgGGTCATGTCAAGACGCACCTGTTCCCCTTCTTACgttagaagtttgaccctagactcgtactcttagacccgtagtggttgggggCGGTACGGACctctgtcgggcgaggcggagtctcccttcgaagggtcgagcgaggtgaagTCTGCGCCcttagggtcaggtgaggcggagcccacgcccTCGGGGTCAGACGTGACGGGGCTCTCACCCGAGGGGTCAAGCGAGGCGAAGCCAATGCCCTCAAGGTCGGGCAAGGAGGAGCCCACGGCCGAGGGGtaaggcgaggtggagcccacgccCTCAGGGTCGGACATGACAAAACtctcacccaaggggtcgggtgagacggagcccacgccTTAGGGTCGGGTGACCCGAATCTCGTGTCCTTGagatcaggcgagacagagctcatgCCCTCGGGGCTTGGCGAGACCAAGATACGCTCTTGACCATCTGAGGGAGTTAATGTTTGTGGCTATTAGCTTCCTTCTTCCGGGTATCCCTGGTACTGATACCCGATGTTAGCCCCCGAGCttgcggaggagtaggatactcctttgaAGGTTTTTTCGGATGGCCCCTGAGCCTCGCATTCTTGTCGTCTTTGGCCTTCGGTGGGTGGACCCATAGAACCTAGAGGCGATGTTTCTCGCCCTCGACAATGCTATGGAGGAGAGGGAGTGGGGGAGCATCCACGCAGAGGTTGGGACCACGGTTAGCACCCTAACTGCCGCTCTAGGTTCGTTGCGCGACAACGTTGCCCTAGCTGGCCAGGTATGAAACGGTCATGCTCGCGATGCTCGTTTTCCCTCTTCGTGCTTCTAAGACTTGTTCTCTATGTAGGTCCTTATGGGTCATAGCCAGGAGAAGTCCCGGTTCCTTCATCGTGAGAGGGGCGTTTGGGACCACCTTACTAGGGAGACACAGCAGAATGAGGAGCTGGCTGCACAGCTCGCTGCTGCTCGCTAGAAGGTGGCCGAGCTCGTCCCTATTGTTCGGGAGGTTGCCGACCTTCGGGTCAAGGAGAAGCTTATGGCCCTAATCGAGAGGGGGCGCGCGGACATCGCGGAGGCCGAGTGGTTGCGGAAGGAGTGGGAGGACATGCTCTGGGCCACACGGAGCATGACTTGGCTCGCCAAGAGCGCACTGACACCCAGCAGCGAATCGTCCTCCTCGAGGGCAAGCTTCAGGGGGAAAAGGACCTGAAGGTCGTGGGCGAGGGCGTGTCCGCCTACCTCGCCACAGAGGTCGCCAGCACCAGGAGGAGGTCCGACGCTTAGAGGCCGAGGTGACCCGGTAGCACAACAAGGTGCGCAAGCTCTGGGCAAACATGGACGGTAAGCCAcgggtttcccttgttgtctttcttccTAGGGTTCATGGTAGGCCCTTTGACACGGTCGGCGTGTGACTCGGACAGGTCTCAAACATAGGCTCGGCACAAAGGTGGCAAGGAGCAGTGGCCTAGAAAGGGAGCTCAGCGAGGTGAAGGCCTCCCTCCTAAAGAAGAGCGATGTGCATGACACCCTGCGCATCGCCGTCCAGCTGGTCTATGATGACCTAGAGCTGGCCCTAGCATAGGAGATGAGCTCGCTCATAGTCCATGCCATCTAGATCACGGATTGAGCGCATGAGATGGCGAGGGACGTACTCCGCTTCGGAGTTCATCGGTCGTTTGCGATCACCCATTCTCACTACGAGAACATCGATTtggcgacgatgagccaaggcttcgtgcTCGCTACTCTGAGTCTGAGTTGTAGGATATCGAGGAGATGGTGGCCCCCTAGCATAGGATCTAGCTACAAAGATTGAAGATGAGGTCATCCCCCTGAGGGGTAGTTAGTTAGGCCAAGTAGTGGTCTTGTTATAAATGGAtgagtttttaaattctattgtGGTTGAACAGACTTTTGGTTTTTCGTCCTTTTTATAAAAAGGTTAACATGTTTCGACCCTTTCTATGGTTAAGACTATAAAGTTCGGGATGCGGGCGAAACAACTCTAATCACGCTGatgagcaaaaatgctatagccgctggggcgtaggtttcttgcagtttgACAAAATTTACTCAGTGTTTATTTCTACAACCCTTACTTTGAGATCTTAACATAAGGGAGGGTCAGGTGCATAGAATGTTTCTAagtagatatactcttatcagaCCTCTAGTGATGCCCAACCCCCAACTATTGCTAGGGTTGGGAGTCACTGAAGATCGAGGAAatgatagcgaaaccgataagagaaagcgtttTTGCATTTTAGAAACATCATTCTTAATTTTCATAAGTAGCATAgactaggggtaaaagcgacgtagctgcttgaTGTTCTAGATGTTGATGAAGACTTTGCCGTCAATGGTCTTGAGCATATAGGTgtctggtcggagcacctccgtgACGACGTACAGTCCCTGCCAtgacggagagagcttgtggtggtccttattGCTCTAGATGAGGTAGAGTACCAagtccccaacgttgaaggcaTGACCCCGCACCAATGGCTATGGTACTGGtgcaatgcttgttggtacttggccgagcagaggagggcaatgttGTGCGCTTCAttgagctggtccatggcatcctcgagggacgcctcggcCCCTTGCTCATCGTATGCCCTGATCCTTGGTGGTCTGTattcgaggtcggttgggaggactgcCTTGGAACCAtacaccatgaagaaaggcgtgtagccggtCACCCAGCTAGGGGTCGTCCTCAAACTCTAGAGCACCACGGGAAGCTCCGTGACCCATCATCCACCGAACTTGTTTAgccgattgaagatcctaggcttgaggccttacaAGAACATGCTGTTTATGTGCTCAACCTGCCCGTTCATGCGGGGGTGGGCCATGTGAaagatctagtttggttttggtgaattaatgaaaccctaagtgctaacctagttcatctaagtgatcatgagataagtagcattatttcaagtggtgaagcaacggtgaagatcatgatgatggtgatgccatggtgatgatcaagtgcttggactttgaaaagaagaaagagaaaaacaaaaagctcaaggcataggtgaaacttgataggagctttttcgttttggtgatcgagacacttagtgagtgtgatcacatttaggatcgatagtcgtactattaagaggggtgaaactcgtatcgaaatgcggttatcaaagtgccactagatgctctaactcattgcatatgcatttaggatctagtggaaagccaacacccttgaaaatgtttgtgaaaatatgctaacacacatgcacaaggtgatacacttggtggttagcacatttgatcaagggtggtcaAGTTTGCGGTCAAAAGGAGGAGTTTCATATTGATCGGACTCTGCCTTATGCAGTGACCGAACTCTAACCCTGCGTTTGGTCAGTAGCACACAGTGAAGACCACCCTCGGTCCTTTAACCAGATGCTAAGAAGAAAGAGGACCGGACACGCAGGAGGTGTGTCCGATCAGGTGATGATGTACGCTGATGAAAGCATCCGAACAGGCCAGTAAGGACCAGACTCTGGTCCATGTTCGGTTGCctatgatcggatgcgtccgatcgagaAAATGTAGCTCTAGATgctctctggaagtgaccggactccaCGTTATTGGAGCGTCTGGTAATTCCATCGGTGCGCCTGGTCACCGGGTGTTGGTGTGTAGGAGCGTGAGGACCTAACATCGACATGGTGCCTCAGTCAACTTgcctgtgcgtccggtcacaacttaagtgcactgataACCATTGAGATCGGACGATAAGCATTTGAAGCTAAGGACACATGGCGAAAATCTgaggatcggacgctggggtcctgcatctaGTCAATCTGACAGCACATCCGGTCAGCCCAAATTTTagaggactgaggagccaacgactctattttgttgggggctctatttaaggcatgtggccggctctagcttgttagcttggccatttgcattgacatagcaatcttgtgagcttagccaaatccctcccactcatctccatcattgattcatcatctttgtaagattgggagagaatccaagtgcattgcttgagtgtttacatctagaggcacttggtgttcatgtttcgttgtgggattcgcttgttactcttggtggttgccgccacctagatggcttggagcagtgaggatcatcgagcagaggttggtgattatctttggctccgatcatggtgattgtaaggggttcttgacctttccctggcggagagccaaaagatactctagtggattgctcatggcttgtgtgatcctcatcttatgttggttgtgcggcaccctattgagggtttggtgtgtgatgcgaattagcgcgtgaacctccaagtgagtgaatcacctaGCTTGATGGTAAGCAagcgaacctcggtaaaaaaattttgtgtcatcatttgatttcgaggtgattggtcttcattggtattcattcttatgattgactggttcattcctcaactcagtggtataaccatcttgctctctctctttacattaccgcaaactagttatcaagctctttagtgtagctagtcatgagagcttgttagtttggttagtgtggctctttagttagcctttgagagcacactaacttagtatagtgacatagccattgcgtggatagagactatagaaactagaattatggtaggtggcttgcatttttagtaggctagcgcaacactcgcttcgcctcatatttgtctaaccagtttgctaagtgttgttgtagaaatttttaataggatattcacccccctctagccattaggaccttttaagtggtatcagagtcatggtcaccgtgatttgaggcttaacaactttCGGTGtcaaatggctcaaatcaacaacaccaagaagctaccccaatttgatggcataaattatccatattggaagtcaaaggtgaccacacatatcaagtcaatcaatagaagggtgtggaaggtggtagaaaccaaaattgagattgtcgatccggagaatcccaccgtggccgaagaagtgcttctccaaaacaatgatattgctctaagtgccattcatgatgcaattgatgagagaacatttgagcaaatcaagaacattgagatggctcatgaggcttagaagaagttggaagaatcattcaagggcaccaaggcaataaagggtgcaaaggcatacattctcaaggagaaatttgctagcttcaagatgaaggaagatgaaagtgtgccagacatgttc
Proteins encoded in this region:
- the LOC136505787 gene encoding protein OS-9 homolog, with protein sequence MVGISKGGAKTHLPSLMGFAGRVSALLFLLVAGAVANDQIFTTSGVTFGRSSREPRYRVEFHPVDSPFHPENGQESVPMANNHEGKRYKCFLPVEETKTMKSMLPQNATNVIIESERRIKPKEPDELLEVLKDQCFYRHEGWWSYEFCYHGKIRQVHVDDDKVIQEFVLGEFDDDATAAYHENSTSELADDDHQVKDISKRYHVHLYTNGTVCDLTDIPRETEVRFVCSEPTVLISSIKEISSCKYVVTIQSPMLCKNPLFQQEKRTLSIHCNELSAKAESSGEDDSLPKEAQISIIPDQDELHDFPAYAT